In Elusimicrobiota bacterium, a single window of DNA contains:
- a CDS encoding ABC transporter permease, with translation MLKFCLKRLAFLPFVMFGVTALLFACLQFLSPEMRASLYIKDPRQLSQLEAVIEKHGLRKPVYVQYGLWLKQVAQGELGYSETAKMPVASAVKAFFPATFELTLITFFPIMIVGVYFGVLSAVHKDKFIDHASRFVAITGYSLPSFVLGLFLLMVFYGKLHWFPPGRYDLTTDMLVHSETFRHWTGLLTLDCLLNGEWQGFLTVAKHMVLPATTLLYISVALLLRITRSTMLEELSKDYVRTARAKGLPESVIIRKHALANALIPVVTLSSLMFIGLLGGVVITETVFDFPGIGRWGVQAAQQLDIPGVLGSTLLAAFLFVIANLVSDLLYAVVDPRIRVGS, from the coding sequence GTGCTCAAGTTCTGCCTGAAGCGGCTCGCCTTCCTGCCCTTCGTGATGTTCGGCGTCACCGCGCTGCTGTTCGCCTGCCTCCAATTCCTGTCCCCGGAGATGCGCGCGTCGCTGTACATCAAGGACCCCCGCCAGCTCTCCCAGCTCGAGGCGGTCATCGAGAAGCACGGCCTGCGCAAGCCGGTCTACGTGCAGTACGGCCTGTGGCTCAAGCAGGTCGCCCAGGGCGAGCTCGGATACTCGGAGACCGCGAAGATGCCGGTGGCGTCCGCCGTCAAGGCGTTCTTCCCGGCCACCTTCGAGCTGACCTTGATCACCTTCTTCCCGATCATGATCGTCGGGGTCTACTTCGGCGTGCTCTCGGCGGTGCACAAGGACAAGTTCATCGACCACGCCTCGCGCTTCGTCGCGATCACGGGCTACTCCCTGCCGAGCTTCGTGCTCGGCCTCTTCCTGCTGATGGTCTTCTACGGGAAGCTGCACTGGTTCCCGCCGGGGCGCTACGACCTCACGACCGACATGCTCGTGCACTCGGAGACCTTCCGGCATTGGACCGGCCTGCTCACCTTGGACTGCCTGCTCAACGGCGAGTGGCAGGGCTTCCTCACCGTGGCCAAGCACATGGTGCTGCCCGCGACGACCCTGCTGTACATCTCGGTGGCCCTGCTGCTGCGCATCACGCGCTCGACGATGCTCGAGGAGCTGAGCAAGGACTACGTGCGCACGGCCCGCGCCAAGGGCCTGCCGGAGAGCGTCATCATCCGCAAGCACGCGCTGGCCAACGCGCTCATCCCGGTCGTGACCCTGTCGAGCCTGATGTTCATCGGCCTGCTCGGCGGCGTCGTCATCACCGAGACCGTCTTCGACTTCCCGGGCATCGGACGCTGGGGCGTGCAGGCCGCGCAGCAGCTCGACATCCCCGGGGTGCTGGGCTCGACTTTGCTCGCCGCGTTCCTGTTCGTGATCGCGAACCTCGTCTCCGACCTGCTGTACGCGGTCGTCGACCCGCGCATCCGGGTGGGGAGCTGA